From the genome of Nitrosomonas sp. Is79A3:
TGGGGAAGTTCTGATATGCAACACCCATTTTTTCCGGGTACATGATTCCTAGTCTGTATAGGTCAGTGACGTGTACGATTACATACGCTTCCCGGTTTGAACCAATCAGTTCGCGCAGTTGCTTGATACCTTCTTCTGCGGGGGCTGCCAGTGCTTGACTGAAGCGTTCAAATTGTTCCCGTTCCTTTGGGTTGGCTTTGCTTCCCCAGAATTGGTTTTCATAGGCTTGAATGGCTTTACTTTGTTCTAACCAGGTTACCGGTATCATCAGTGGCTCGTTCAGATGATTGGTAAAAAGCGTGTCGTGTCCGGTAAGCAGTTTGATTTGCCGAGAGGTGTCCCACCAGGAGAGTATCAGGGCGTCTTTCGGTGCGTGCTTGCTGATCGCTGCTGCCAGTGCACTGAGTTCCGATGGCTTTCTGTCAAAATTGTACAGTATTTCATTCGTACTGTTCTTCCAGTAGATCAGTACCGGCGGCCCTTCATTTTGTCTCGCAACGATGAATTCAGCAATCGGTTTGTCTACTCCGTCCGCTTGTACTTTGTATTGACCTAGCTTTAGCTCCGGCCAATCATCCAGGTTCATTTGGGAGAATCGTTTATTGTCACCTTCCGCAATCAGTTGATATTGGTAGGGGGCAGGCGGCAGTTTAAACCAAAGATAAGCAAACCAGCCCAATAAAACCAAACCTCCCGTCACCAGGAGTATACCTAATGACGGGAGTAGTTTGTCTCCCGATCGCGCTACCTGGGCGGTAGTGCGATCGGTTGCGTTAGTGCTTGTCAAGCTTCGCTTTGCTTACGTTTGCGCCAGCCTGCTAAGGCCAGTGTTCCGGCCAGCAGCATGCCACCACCTAAACCGCCCAGCGAGATCTTCTCTGCTGTGCCGTCTAAGTCCAGTAAGCTGGTTTTCTTGGATTCAAGATTCTTAACACGTTCTTGCAGTGCAACCATTTCACGGATGCGGGTGTTTTCGTCTTGAATTTCAACATAAGCACGGTTTATTGGACCCCAGCCTTCGGTGTAGGTCCAGCCACCTGGATTAACGTGGGCTAAGCCTACGTGCATCTTCGCTAAGTCATTTTCATGCATTTCTAGTACTTTCAGCTCAATTGCTGCCGGACTGTTGCCTTTAGACCAGAATAGCTGTGCAAAATATGCATAGCCTTCTTTCTCTGGCGCTGGCGGTGCAGAACGGTTGGTTTTTTGACCTGTCAATAAACCTTCCTTGTACAGTTGATGAACAATGCCATTCGCTTCTTGGTATTTAGCCAGTCCTGCCAACGTACCTTTGTCCATCAATTCCAGGTAGGAGCGAGCAAAACGTTCTGAGTGACATTGGGTACAGGTGACAACCCATGAGTCCAAGCGAGCTGACGACCATTCACTGTTGATGTTCTCTGCAATGCCTGGAACAAATGGATAGTTCGCCCAACGGATCTTTCTAACCATGTTGTGGGCATACTCACCTTCGTATTCCATGTGACAGCCTGCACAGGTTGGTGCATTCTGACCACCCTTGGCATACGCATCTTTCAATTGCACGTCCCAGTTCCATTGGTTACCCAACATCGACACCATCTTGCCGTGCTTGGACATTGAGTAAGCTTCCCAGTTGTTGTGGTCTACACCACTGTGGCAGGTTGCGCAGGCTTCTGGCTTGCGTGATTCTGCCGCTGAGAATTCATGGCGGGTATGACAGGAGTCGCATTTGTTTTGGTTGGTGTGACACATCGAGCAGCCTTCGGCTACTTCACGTTGTGGCATTGCCGCCCAAACTGTGGTTTCTACGTTTGCTTTGTAGTCCAGGGCGTGTGATGGACGTCCATCCGGCCATTGGCCTGCTGGCCAAATCATCGTATCACGTTCCGATTCACGTTCTGCAAATTCTTGCAGGTGACAGGTGCCGCATACGTCTGCCGTCGGCATCTTCAGGTCTTTGGCGTGGTCCGCTTTCTTCTTCGCACCAACTTCTACGTGGCAGTCAATACAACCGACTTCTTTCAGTTGCTCGCCTTCCGCCAGTTTGCCCATCGAACGCAGGTTCTTCTCTACATCTTCCAGTTTCCCTTTCTTGTAAAAAGTAGGGTCGCTTGGCTTCAGGTTGCGGATCTTGTCCAGGTTCGCATGGCTGCTGCGCTTCCAGGCTTGTACCCATACCGGCGATTCGTCAGTGTGGCATTCTACGCATTCCTTACGGCTCGCTACGTCTTTGTTCGATGTAGGTGCTTTGTAAAAGGTCGCCGGGTCCAGATAGATTCCATACGGTATCGGTTCCCAGTATTGCGCCAACGTTCCAGGACCCGCTCCTTGCGCAGGATCCTTGTAACGCTTCACCAGCGCTTCGTATAATTCCTTTGGACTCGTCTTCTCACGGTCCAGCTTCAGTGCTTCATATAATTCATTCGGAACTGTCGGTATGTTCGCTTGTGCCACTCCTATCAGCAGCCCTCCCAACATTACCGTAACTATCCTCAGCCATAGCTTGGCAACCATCTCTCTCTCCTTTGTTTTTCCAAAATTTTTGCCTTCTCTTGCTCTCGTCGTTCTTCTTGTCTTCTACCGCAAGCTTCTCCTTCGTTCCACTTACGGTTCATAACGATCTGCCTGACTAGACTACTTAGCCAGATCTTTACTGTCAAGACAATTCGATCAGCTTCTCTTCAGCAAAGAATATATTAAGATTTATCTGCCAACTGTTTCGATTTCCGGTGGTGTAAAAAATAAAATCCGCCGCCAACAGATACCAGCAGTAATACGACAAATTCCATCAGACCAAAACCACCGCCATGACTACCATGGCCGCCACTACCACCGACACCAAAAGGAACACGGCCAGCAACAACTACATTACCCGCATCATCCTTTCTTTCTAGCAAAATCTCATAGTTCCCTTTTTCAAGTACTGCAGAAACCACTATAATTCCAGAAGCATGTTTCATATATGGAATGTAATTAATACCATGCTCGCCAGCACTGGGATCTGTGTGCCCGGGCCCTTCATGTTCCATTACATGATCCTGGTGATCACCCATATCATGGCCGCTGTGGTCTTCTTCATTGTTTGACCCTTCTTTACTTTTACTTACTGCCGCGCTTTTATGGCCATCGCTATGTCCTCCGCCGTGACCGTCATGTCCGGCTTTTACCAAACGCACAGCCAAGGGTATTTCACGAGAATCCCAGTCAGACAATTCTATAGTTAGTTGCACTCTACCAGGCGTTGGTATATTTGAACAATATGAGTGCATTGGCGGCAGATCGTTTTCAGGAACCTCATAAGCACTGAATGCGATTGGAAATTCAGCATTGGTTATCGTACACCCTCCTGCGTCATGATGACCTTCATGCGCCAGCATTAACTGTGCATATACCGGCAGTGCTAAAAAAGATGCCAATATGGCGCCGCTTAATCTTGCTACCCAACCACTTCTAGGAACTACCTTCATGTTCTCTCCAATTTGTTATCTGTAAGCTAATTTTTTCATAATTATGTATGCTCAGAAATTCCGCCCGAACAACTTAGCACGGGATTGTATAACAAAAAATTCAGAATTTTAATCGAAATAAAAATTTTTAGTCCTCTAACTTATAGATCTCCGGCAATTTCCTTGCTTATCAAGCAATGACAAATCGAGTTACCGTATACAACCAGCAAACAGAGGCTCTCAATTTCTCAGCACAAACAATAGCCGGAATTTGATTTTGATCATAAACAAAATTTGCGGAATTGCACTATATAAATACATTAAATCTATTCACCACAGGCTAATCGTTCATCAACCAATTCAATCCAGTGCTTGACAGATTTCGCGGTGCCACCTTGTAAATGCATCAGACAACCAATATTGCCAGTAGCAATTTGATCAGGTTTACCAGACTCCAGGGCGATCACTTTGTTTTTTAGTAATTGCTGCGAAAGTTCAGGTTGCAGAATTGAATACGTTCCGGCCGAACCGCAGCAAAGGTGTGCATTGGGAACTATGGTCAAGTCAAAACCGGCAGCAACCAATATTTTCTCAGTTACACCACGAATTTTCATGCCATGTTGCAAAGTACAAGGGGAGTGAAAAGACAGCTTTGTCTTACCGGTATTGATATTTCGCTTATCCATCAATCGCGCAATATTTTCGAGCTCAACATAGAGTATTTCGCTGATGTCTTTTGCAAGTGCTGATATTTTGGCCGCTTTCCCGGCATATACCGGATCATGCTGTAATAAGTGGCCATATTCTTTCACAGTTACACCACACCCGCTGGCTGTTACCACAATCGCTTCAACCTCCTCCCGTTCTACCCATGACCACCACGCATCAATATTACGGCGCATATAATCCAAACTTTCCTGCTGGGCATTCAGGTGAAAAGTAACAGCACCGCAACATCCCGCCTTCTCTGCCCTAATCAAAGCTATACCGAGATTATCCAGTACACGTGCAGTCGCTGCATTGATGTTGGGCGCTAATACCGGTTGCACACAACCATCAAGGACCAGCATTTTGCGCGCATGATTTGCGACAGGCCATTTTTTAGCGGGTTTAGACTTGACCGGGATTGTTTTTTTTAAACTTTCTGGCAGAAATGGACGCACTGCCTGCCCAGACTTAAGTAATACGTTGAATATCAATGCGTTTGGTAAGATCTTGCGTAGCATATAACGCACAATATCAGATTTGATGTCACGTTTTACCTGCTTTTCAAGCAGATCGCGACTGATATCTACCAATTCTCCATATCGCACTCCTGATGGACAAGTTGTTTCACAGGCACGGCAAGTCAAACAACGATCCAGATGCAGTTGTGTTTTTTGCGTAACCGGCTGTCCTTCCATCATCTGCTTCATCAGATAAATACGACCGCGCGGACTATCCAGTTCGTCGCCCAGAATCTGATAAGTCGGGCAAGTAGCCAAACAAAAACCGCAATGCACACAACTGCGTAGAATGGCGTCTGCTTCCTGTCCTTGCGGAGAATTTCTTATAAAATCAGCGAGCTTAGTTTGCATTTACATCTCAGAGTAGAGTCGGCCAGGATTCAAGATCCCCGACGGATCAAATTTTTCTTTCAGCGCACAATGAATTTTTCTCATGCCGGGATCAAGCGGATGAAACACGGAAATACCCGGCTCATTGCTGCGAAACAAGGTGGCATGCCCCCCCGCATCTTTCGCTGTTTTGCGAATGGCTACTGCATCCAATTTTTCATCACCCAGTAGCCAGCGCAAACCACCATTCCATTCTATTAGCTGTTCTCCAGGTAAATTTAGAGGCGGTGTTGCCGGATTGATCGATAAACGCCACAGAGAGTCAGCAGACTGGAAAAAGCTATGCGTTTGTTCGCGTATCGATTCCCAGAAAATTTCACATTCACGTAATTCTTCACCGCCCAATTTTAACTGGGCTGCGCGTACCGCGGACTCAGCACCGGATAACCTGAGAAACAGCTCACCATTCCTATAACATGTCGCAGAAATCGGCAGCGGCTTACCGGCCCATTGATTCATATTCTCGATGGCTGTAGCTTCATCCATCTGCATATGCAGAGTTATTTCGGTCATCGGCTTCGGCAAGACTTTGAGCGAGACTTCAAGCAACATCCCCAGTGTGCCCATAGCACCGACCATCAGTCGCGAAACATCATAACCCGCAACATTCTTCATCACCTGCCCGCCGAAACTTAGATCATCCCCTTTGCCATTGAGTAACCGGACACCCAGCACAAAATCGCGCACCGAACCGACAGCAGCACGGCGCGGACCTGACAAACCGGCAGCAATACAGCCACCCAATGTTGCCGCCGCGCCAAAATGAGGCGGCTCAAACGCCAGCATTTGTCCCTTTTGGTCCAGCGCAGCTTCCAAATCAGCCAGACGGGTGCCTGCACGCGCTGTGATGACCAACTCAGTCGGTTCATACTCGATAATGCCGCTGTAAGCTGTCGCATCCAGTATCGTGTTACTTTGTGTCATTACCGCGTTGCCATAAAAGTCTTTAGTGCCGCCACCGCGTATCTGCAGCGTGGATTTGTGTTCAGCCGCTGTACAAATAATTTCTTTATATTGCTCAAAAATGGCTTGCATGGACTTTAAAAACGCGGCAATTCAGCAAATTTTTCTTCACCGCGATGCACATGCATCGCACCCAATTCTGCACAGCGATGTAGTGTGGGCACGGCTTTACCGGGATTGAGCAGTCCTGCAGGATCAAATGCCGCCTTCACCGCATGAAACATTTCCAGTTCGCCCGTGTTAAATTGGCTACACATCTGATTGATTTTCTCCATCCCCACACCATGCTCTCCGGTGATCGTGCCACCGGCATGAATACACATTTCCAGTATTTTTCCGCCAAATTCTTCCGTTCTCTCCAGTTCACCCGGTTGATTGGCGTCGTACAGAATCAGCGGATGCAGGTTGCCATCTCCAGCATGGAACACATTCATACAGCGCAATCCATATTCCTGGGAAAGTTTTTCAATGCCGTCCAACACATCCGCCAGATGCTTGCGCGGAATGGTGCCGTCCATACAGTAATAATCCGGCGAAACCCTGCCCGCTGCCGGGAATGCCGCTTTACGCCCGGCCCAGAACCTGAGCCGCTCAGCTTCATTTCGAGAAGTGCTGATTTTAGTCGCGCCACTTTGCTGCATGATGGCATAAATGCGCTCGATTTCATCGGCCACTTCTTCAGTGCCTCCATCCGATTCACACAACAAAATTGCCGCTGCATCCAGGTCATAACCCGCATGCAAAAATTCTTCCACCGCATGGATGGTAATTCTATCCATCATTTCCATACCGGCAGGAATAATGCCCGCACCAATCACATTCGCCACCGCATTGCCTGCTTTATGCACATCATCAAACGCAGCCATTACTAGTTGCGCCTTTTCGGGTAGCGGAATCAGCTTCACCGTAACTTCCGTGACAATGCCCAGCATACCTTCACTGCCCGTCATCAACGCCAGCAAATCATACCCCGCACTATCCAGGCTTTCGCCGCCAATTTCCAGACATTCGCCATCGATAGTCAGAACACGCAATTTGAGAATGTTATGCACTGTCAGGCCATATTTTAGGCAATGCACACCGCCTGAGTTTTCCGCCACATTGCCGCCAATCGAACAAGCAATTTGTGACGAAGGATCCGGTGCATAATACAAACCATACGCCGCCACCGCCTCACTGATCGCCAAATTCCTGACGCCCGGCTGAACCCGCGCCATGCGTGCGAGCGGGTCAATCGCGATGATTTGGTTCAGCTTGGCAAGTGACAACAGGACACCTTGGGCATGCGGCAATGCACCGCCTGACAGACCTGTTCCCGCGCCCCGCGCCACTACAGGCGTTTGGGTTGCATAGCAAAGCTTGAGGATTTTGATGATTTGTTCTTCCGTGCGCGGCAAAACAACCACCAGCGGCAATTGCCGGTAAGCCGACAGACCATCGCACTCATACGGCCTCAAATCCTCGGTTTCATACAACACCGCCTCTGGAGGTAAAAAAGACCGCAAATTATTGACGAGTTCTTGAGGAGACATACAATTATTCCGGATGCTTTTGAATTTCGTGATTGGCCAATTTTTCCAGCATTTTTACAATGGCCGAATTATCCCATTTCGCGCCGCCATGTGCGAGACAGGCAGAAAACAATTCGCGCACAGTTGCGGTATTGGGCAGGCTAACCCCCAAAGTGGAAGCACTCGCCAAGGCAATATCCAAATCTTTTTGATGCAACTCGATGCGAAAACCCGGTTCAAAATTCCGCTGGATCATGCGCTCGCCATGCACTTCCAGCACACGCGAAGCTGCAAAACCGCCCAGCAAAGCCTGCCGCACCTTTTCCGGATCGGCACCCGCCTTGGATGCAAACAGCAATGCCTCAGCCACGGCTTCAATGGTTGATGACACAATAATTTGATTGGCGACTTTACAAATCTGACCGGCACCCGTCTCACCCACATGGGTAACTGTCTTACCCATCAATTCGAGCACCGGTTTAATCCTTGCAAATACCGCGGCGCTTGCACCCACCATAATCGTCAGCGTCGCATTTTGCGCGCCCACATCGCCGCCTGATACCGGCGCATCGGCATATTCATGCCCCAGCCCATTCAACCGTGTCGCAAACTTGCGTGTTTCCAATGGCGAGATCGAACTCATATCCACAATCATCTTGGCCTGATCAGAATGGGGTTCTAAGCCCTCAACAACGCCATTCTCCCCGAATAACACTTTCTCCACATCCGGCGTATCCGGCAACATCGTAATAACAATATCCGCATGCTGCGCCACCACCTTAGGCGAAGAAAATGCTCTACCGCCCAGCGCAACCAAATCTGTAGGCACGCCACTGCGCGAATGCAAGAACAAACTGTGTCCGCCCTTGATCAAATGCCCGGCCATAGGCTTGCCCATAATACCCAGACCGATAAAACCGATATTTGCCATAGCTGCTTACTTAGTTAGAAAGTGAATAGTCGAATGATATGTCGACAGCAGGAATAACGAAAGAAAAAACTATTGCTAGCGCTAAGATGACCGGGCCCGCCACAGCGCCGCCAGCGAACTGCCGACCAAAGAATGCATCAGCACGGAAATCGCCCCCACAACCGGTGCCAGCGGCAGCAACGGAAATGCCTGTTTGGCCAGCACGATAGCCAGGCCGGAATTCTGCATGCCGACTTCAATCGAGATAGTGCGGGCGCTCTGTGTCTGACAACCGAGGATCCGTGCGAGTTGATAGCCAATCAGAAAACCGCCGCCATGCAACAACGCAACCGCGAGAATCAGCGCGCCGCCATGCTTGAGAATGGTCTCAGCATTGGCTGCAAACACCACCGCGCAGATCACGCACACCCCCAGCACCGACAGCAGCGGCGCGACAGGCATCACGCGCTGCACAAGCTGCGGCACCCAGCGATTGAGCAAAACGCCCAGCACAACAGGTAGAATCACGACTTGCAGGGTTTGTTTGAACAACATCCAGGTATCCACCGGAACCAGCGTGCCCGCAAATAATTGCGTCAGTACCGGCGTCAGAATCACCGCCGCCAACGTGGAGCAAACGGTCATCACCACTGACAGCGCCACATCAGCTTTCGCGATATAAGACACCAGATTCGAAGCCGTGCCGCCAGGACAGCAGCCCACCAGAATCAACCCGACCGCAAAATGCACCGGCAAATCAAGCCCCGTTGCAATTCCCCAAGCCAGCAAGGGCATGATGGTATATTGCGCGGCAAACCCAATTGCCACCACCCCCGGCATGCGGGCGATCCGGCGGAAATCATCGAAGGTTAAGGTCAATCCCATGCACAGCATGACAAAAGCCAGAATCAACACCACAACCGGCCCCTGATTCAGCGGCAGCAACCACTCCGGCGAGGACAAAGCCAAAGCACCGGCCAATATCATCCAGAGCGGAAACAACAGGGTCAATCTTTGCAGCATAGGGGTTTGTCGGATCCGTTTAGATTTATGGCATGGAAGAACGCGCAAATAACAAGGTATGGTGCTGCCCGTACTGATTGACGATACGGTTGGCTTGCAAACCGGCCGCTGCGGCCATTGTCTGCAACGTTGAGAAATACTCCGGATAGTCGTGATCATGCACATGCGTGCACGCTTCCTCCAATTGATCCGGCGGTATTTTGCTCCAGGTGTCGCGCATCCATTTCAGATAACCATCCAAATAATCCTCGCGGCTCTGGTTTTCCTCACGCACCACATCCACCAGAATCAACCAGCCTTTCTCGGCCAGACAACGCCCAACGGCCTGGAAAAAACGTGCTTTATCCGCAGACGTCAAATGATGCACCGCAAATCCGGTGAAAATCACATCCCAGGTTTTGCCGGTGGCTTCGACAGCTTCCAGCAGATCGCCCTGCGTCAGCGTAATCGCTGAACCATGCAAGTCGGCCAAATAACCGCGCGCTTCGATCAACGCCGCTTCGGACAAATCAACGCCTTCATACACCGCCGGAGGAGATTGCTTTAGGCAATGCGCCAGATAGCGCGCATTGCCACAACCCAAATCCAGCAAACGGTAACGCCCGGTATCCTCGCGCAAGCTCAACAGCCGCCCCACGCCCGCGTAGATTTCCTGATGAAACATGTAATTGTGTTGCGTGATCAGATCGTACAACGACCAGGAACGCGTAAAGATGGTGGTTGATTCAGCAGATGTCATCAGTGATTAAATAAGAAAACTCAGTAGGTAGCACTGTACATGAAATTTAAGCGATGGTGGATGCCATTCAAGCTTCATGACAGATGACGCTGCGCTTATCCGCCCTACAGAACTTTCACATTTCGCGAAACAAAATGGGAGCCTAAGTCCCCATTCTGGATTAAATATAAGCCTAATTTAAATTACTGATTCTTTTCTGCGGCGTGCCATGAAACCCAGTAGGCATGAACCTGCCAACAGCATTATGTAGGTGGAAGGCTCTGGGACGGCGGATAGCACCAATGCGTATGGAGAGGAGGCTGCTGCAAATACAGTCGGGGAATCGGAGCCGCTTTTGAATTCGAAGATATGGTCGGTAAAAACGCTTGCTACCAGAAGACTGCCATCGTCACGAAACTCCATATTAGCAGCACCATACATTCCTCCATCCAATGTCTTGACATGTGTTCCGGTGTGAATGTCGTAGACCTCTACCTCGCCGATCCAATAATCGCTGACATACAACAAACCGTCCGGACCGAACATCGCGCCGTTCCCATACTCTATCTCAGGTGTCGACAGGTTAGCCAGCCGAGCGCCGGTCGCGCCATCGAAATGGGCGACGTAGCCGTCCCAACCCATTGCTACGTATAGATCCCCGTCAGGACCCCAGGCGCTCCCGATGAACCCCGGGTTTCGTTCGCTGGGTTCGGTTGTGGCAAATACACCCATTGATGCCCCGGTTTTTCCATCGAAACGGAACACTTTGCTCCCATCATGAGCTCCAGGGTCACTTACGTATAAGTTTCCGTCTGGACCGAAGTTTAAACCGATCGGCTGGCCCATCTGGCTATCCGACACAAACGTTTCCAGAAATTTCCCAGTTTGGCTATCGAACTCCAGTATGTTCGAGCCGGAGCCGATGTACAGGTTACCGTCTGGGCCAATAGTCATGCTTTGGGGCTGACCCATCCCACCTGTACCCGAAGGGATAAGAACGCCGGCAAAGGCACCGGTGTTTGCGTCGTAACGAAGGATATCGTTGGAAGCAATGCTGCCGACCAGAAGATATTGGTCTTTGGCAACTGCCGGTAGACCCATCAGCAACATAACCAACCCTAAGGTAGCCAAACGCGCGACACTGCCTGCACGAGCAAAGTCACGTACCTTCATAACATCAACTATCTTTTGAAAAAAAGATTTTTTCATGCTGATCCTCCTTTAAAGTACTACCCCAATCTTTACCAGCTTTCTTTTATATGTCTCTATTCTTTTATGAATATAAATAGAAATTATCAGAATATACAATTACATGGACATGGCGTTTTCTTTTCTACGACGTGCAATAAAACCCAACAAGCCAAGCCCTGCCAGCAACATCGCATAAGTTTCCGGCTCAGGCACTACCGAAACTACGAACTCAGACAAAGCAAAATTGCCGTTGGCGGGTTGTCGGCCCGAACCGCCATGCGGCAAGGAAGGATCGGGTATCGCTTCCAGCCGAAATCCGGTGACACCGCTTGCAGTGAGTAAGCTGCCTATGGTGTAAGTCGGAAACTGATTCGCGCCACCGGATACCAGTATCGAAAAATCTGGCAACCCGGTAAAAGTTTCCCCTTCGGTTGATGACATAAGCATAGGATTAATCGGTATCCAATTGGCTGTCACGTCACCGCCGTTGGCGAGTCCATCGGCAAACAAATCACGACTGTCCGTTGTGTAAGAAAGGCGAAAATGTCCCAAACTGTGCGCCGGAGCAGCTAGAAGGTCATGATGATAAAGCAAAAAATTCACAGATGCGTGATTGAATGTTTGATCGCTTTGCGTTTCCCACACGATAATTTGCGTACTGGTTTGGTGCGGAAAGACAGCCCATGAAGTCCAATCTGGACCAGATATAATGCCATCGATCGTTTTATCGGGAGTTAAATCTGAATTTTGGCTAAACGTTGCGGTTGCGTTCTGTAAAGGCACATTCGCTCCTTGCGACTGAGCGGCGAAACCCAAGCTTAGAACTAGCAAAGCGAAGAAAATGCTGATTCGATTCAATTTCATTTGCTGCCTCACCTCAAAGAATAGAAAAAAATGGAACACTCGCTATTTGCTGCGGGGATGCTTTATTGTAAATTTGAATTACGCTTCAGTTACTTTTCTGCGATGTGCCGCAATACTCAACAAACCAAGCCCTGCAAGCAGCATCGCATATGTCTCTGGCTCTGGAACTAGAGGAAGAGGAGTGTCGCCATATTCAATTACATATCCAATGGGTTCACCTCTATGAAATGGGCTGTCGGTGTAATCAACCCACAAGCCTATTTGATAGTTAGTGAAGACATAATCTTCTCCACCGACATTGTTTGGATCGTCACGCCACCAAGATGTATAGGTAAAGGCCTGCCCTGTTTCTGGACCATTACGCCATGTGAACTGATTAATTGGAGCACCAGCATCAGAACCTCCCAGCCACGCAAAAGAACCACCAGCTATATCATTTGAAACAAACCAATTTTCGTCGGCACTT
Proteins encoded in this window:
- a CDS encoding class I SAM-dependent methyltransferase, with protein sequence MTSAESTTIFTRSWSLYDLITQHNYMFHQEIYAGVGRLLSLREDTGRYRLLDLGCGNARYLAHCLKQSPPAVYEGVDLSEAALIEARGYLADLHGSAITLTQGDLLEAVEATGKTWDVIFTGFAVHHLTSADKARFFQAVGRCLAEKGWLILVDVVREENQSREDYLDGYLKWMRDTWSKIPPDQLEEACTHVHDHDYPEYFSTLQTMAAAAGLQANRIVNQYGQHHTLLFARSSMP
- a CDS encoding PEP-CTERM sorting domain-containing protein, with the translated sequence MKKSFFQKIVDVMKVRDFARAGSVARLATLGLVMLLMGLPAVAKDQYLLVGSIASNDILRYDANTGAFAGVLIPSGTGGMGQPQSMTIGPDGNLYIGSGSNILEFDSQTGKFLETFVSDSQMGQPIGLNFGPDGNLYVSDPGAHDGSKVFRFDGKTGASMGVFATTEPSERNPGFIGSAWGPDGDLYVAMGWDGYVAHFDGATGARLANLSTPEIEYGNGAMFGPDGLLYVSDYWIGEVEVYDIHTGTHVKTLDGGMYGAANMEFRDDGSLLVASVFTDHIFEFKSGSDSPTVFAAASSPYALVLSAVPEPSTYIMLLAGSCLLGFMARRRKESVI
- a CDS encoding FxDxF family PEP-CTERM protein translates to MKLNRISIFFALLVLSLGFAAQSQGANVPLQNATATFSQNSDLTPDKTIDGIISGPDWTSWAVFPHQTSTQIIVWETQSDQTFNHASVNFLLYHHDLLAAPAHSLGHFRLSYTTDSRDLFADGLANGGDVTANWIPINPMLMSSTEGETFTGLPDFSILVSGGANQFPTYTIGSLLTASGVTGFRLEAIPDPSLPHGGSGRQPANGNFALSEFVVSVVPEPETYAMLLAGLGLLGFIARRRKENAMSM
- a CDS encoding PEP-CTERM sorting domain-containing protein, whose protein sequence is MAAPMQWGNTGHWYEFISTPTSATDAFTFAQASTFDGMHGYLATITSADENWFVSNDIAGGSFAWLGGSDAGAPINQFTWRNGPETGQAFTYTSWWRDDPNNVGGEDYVFTNYQIGLWVDYTDSPFHRGEPIGYVIEYGDTPLPLVPEPETYAMLLAGLGLLSIAAHRRKVTEA